In Drosophila miranda strain MSH22 unplaced genomic scaffold, D.miranda_PacBio2.1 Contig_AX4_pilon, whole genome shotgun sequence, the DNA window ACTCGAATTGGTTTCGTAACATTACGGAGTCAGCAAGCAAGTTAGTTTGTCCATTTCGGACTTATTTAGTATATCGTTTGTATGACACATAGCCAAGTATTTGTAggaattttatacatatatttcatttagctaCTCTTTTAATGTGGGTGATTATATTATGGTATTTGCGGGTAATGATAGTGCTTTAGCCAGTAagtgaataaactttataatgtattaatctaccgcattgctttcgctggcaaattccccatgtaggacgccccggacaaaggggccattccgtcattaaatcgaacggtttggaatggccatggtagggtgggcgacacgacctcgacaacaccagaggcggagttgagatacctttccagcacacatccacaattctattcagggataaacagtgtctcccggttaagcattttcgtcgtgacacgctacttcattcgcggtataatgcgtataggccaccagcaggaggggggcaagaacatcactccaatagccgacgagcagaggccggaaacccAAAGCGTGTGCTTCCCTTCGCTGAATGACAGCTAGCCTGGCTGgatttatatacacagacgtgcgTAGATGACACGTTACATTTatgaatcatagatatagtattataactaaaaattggcgcccaacgttgGGCCACACCTATTCAGGTGTGACACCATCAACACTGTGACATccttttatacccgatactcaaaatgagtattggggtatattagatttgtggtaaaagtggatgtgtgtaacgtccagaaggaatcgtttccgaccccataaagtatatatattcttgatcagcatcaatagccgagtcgattgagccctgtctgtctgtccgtctgtccgtccgtccgtccgtccgtccccttcagcgcctagtgctcaaagactataagatctagagcaacgatgttttggatccagacttctgtgatatgtcactgctacaaaaatatttcaaaacctcGCCcggcccacttccgcccccacaaaagacgaaaatctgtggcatccacatttttaaagatacgataaaaccaaaaacgcagagtcgtagaggatgactatatgttctagggTGTAAAatttcaaccagatcgtataattattatagccagaatcaagaaaacaatttcattctttctcgctctgtctctctctaacacacaggtttcatggtcggctttgccaattgcaaaatatgagttcaaggatctcagaacctataagagccagagcaaccaaatttggtatccacactcctgtgatatcggaccttgaccgtttcgtgtccaaatttcgccacacccccttccgcccccgcaaaggacgaaaatctggggcatccacaaatctcagagactattaaggcaagagtaaccaaatttggtatccgcacttctgttagatctcactacaaaacgtatatctcagaatttcgccatacccccttccgcccccacaaaggacgaaaatctgttgcatccacaatattgcacattcgagaaaactaaaaacgcagaatcatagataacgaccatatctatcagattgctgaatctggaccagatcagataatttttatagccaaaaggaacaaatcaatttgcactggctacgcagcgcccgacgtcacgctcagactgattttctgtctctctcgcacgcactctttgtcgtgtcgtttaaaattagcagcgtctgccggaggaaagccatactgaattagtatcgggtataactgtagagttgcggtgtccgcagcaactcacaacgttccccctcgttttttttgtctttAAAACTTCCCGATTCAGCATAGACGGCATTGACCAAAATTGTTTCTCTGGAAGTGGTCATTGCTCCAGAATATCTTCTTTTCTCAACACCAAGTAGAGGGCTTGTCAGACGATTCGGAAAACGGAAGCAGAAGTTTTGACTTTTCATCCGGCCACGTCTGAGGAGCGTTTCGAAAAGTGCATCGATCTTAATAATACCCTACTTTTTCTGAGGCAGGAGTCTTAAACATGGTCTTTCGGGCGCATAGGACTGCAGAGGGAATCTCGTttacttacggaaccctgCCCACGGCTGAAGGACTGTGCGGAAGGCTTAGCCATTGCTGCTGATGAGCTTTAGCGCGTTGGACATACTCGGATTAATCTTGATTATAGAATTCCGTTGGCCACGAGTGAAATCAGAAGCAGCATGCTCATTTCAAGTGTAGAGTGCCGAGCCGAGGTGTTTGGACGACAGCGGCGCGAATCAAAGCAGCAGCTGGCCACGGCTCGCGcatgcagttgttgttggttttgattAGACAGCGACAAGTGCAAGGCGTCTGCGCGCGTACacattcttttcattttcttttgtgCTTAGGAATTGGGGTCTCAATTAGCTTAGGGTCCGTTTCGCATGGGGATTAGCTATGCGTAAGGCAACAATTTTTATGACTTTATTTTATCGTATCATATTCTTTGCGTTCTATTCTTGAGGTTTACATTCCATGTGTGTTATTTGGTAGGGCTGTTGATTTGCTAGCTCTCTCGCTGTACAAGGGAAGCGAGACTTGAGAACAGCTGTGCCGTTTGCTGGGCCATTGACCCTAAGTTGGCAACGTAGGAAGCTATGAATTATAACACGAGGAATCagttctctttgcaatttgagtTCACGTACAAttacttattatttttgaatttttaggTCATCTTAGGTTTGCTAGCATAAGTTATCTGACTTTTAACTAGAATACTTAATTTAGTTTTACTATTAACACATTTTTAACTTTGGTTTTGTCTGCGTTTGATAAGTAAGTGTTTAGGTTTTGTCGTGTAGTTTTTGTGGGACATATTTTTGTCAGGACAGTTAGCAATTaagtttgatttattttttttacaatGGAGAACCCCGATAACGAGCCTGAACCGGCTCCGGCGCCAAAATGCCAGTTGTGTGGGAAAACTTTGGCTTCGTCTCCTACATTGAAaacaaagtgcagccacgAGTTTCACAAAACTTGTATTGAGTCACATGTCAAGACCCATACTACCTGTCCCACATGCAAGACGCTAGACGCTAGCAAGACGCTATGCAAGACGATGCAGCAGCCATAACCGCTGAAAGAGTTAGTAGCATGGTTACACAGGCCGTCAGCACGATGCAAAACGAGGTGGTAGCCCAGCTCACGGACAAAATGGCTCAAATCATTCAGTCCAGCATAGCAGCACATTTCCAAGAGACTGGCAATAGCATTCCTCAAGGGAATAGACGTGGGGAAGCGGATAATCCGGTCCAACAAAATAGGGACAGAGAAGGGGAGGAAACATTCCGACAGGGACTGAATAGTCAGTATTCAGCACAGTTTCCGAGCTACGACCGtccaagcagtgcagtctcaGATCTGAGTCAGCGACCGGACAAAGTCGCCCATATCCTCAATAGTTGGAAATTACGTTTTAATGGGACCCAAGAAGGATTGAGCATTGATAATTTTCTCTATAGGGTAGAGTTCTGTGCAGTAACGCCAGTCTGCTTTTTGACGGAAAGGCCAGAGATTTTTATTGGCGTTACCACAAGACTTCCGGATCGATGAGATGGGACCGGTTATGCCAAGCCCTAAGAAAGCAGTTTAGGGACTCTCGAACCGATGTGGATATCAGAGAAGCGATAAGGGACaggaagcaaaaagaaaaagaaaatttcgATTCCTTCCACGACGCCCTGATACAGCTGATGGATGATTTGGAAACTCCCATGTCAGAGAAAGCGATTGTGGAAACTTTACGGCGCAATTTGCGACCTGAAATTAGACATGAGCTCCTGAATGTCCAAATCGACTccgtagaacgtttgagagaAGTCTGTCGTAGAAGGGAGGGTTTTCTCGACGACGTTAGGCGGAGTCATGGGTACCAGAAATTGATTCCTTTCCGGAAACAGGTTGCGGAATTGGTAGAGGAAGCCCAATTAGAGGAGGCCTCCGAATTCTCGGATGTAGAAGAAGAGGACGAGGTGGCAGCCATGGCACTGATTTGCTGAACCTCCCGAAAGGAGGGGCATCGCTACCACGATTGCGATAGCAAAAGGAAAATTTTTTGCTTTGGGTGCGGAGCACCTAATAAATATAAGCCGTCGTGtagcaaatgccaaaaaaacgGCAAAGTGAACACCCAGCCTCGCCAGCCGGTCAGTGTTCAGCGCAAGCAGTCGAGTGCAGAGGCGAAATCCCAGTAGGGATATTTAAAACTACCGCCCAGCTTCCGTCTGAGAAATCAGAATCCGACATACACCAAGCTTTAGTCTGGCCACAACTAGTCCATGCCAGATCCCATTCGCTTTTCACCAACGACCAACCCAGTAATAAGTCCCTCACAAGGAGTGCAAGAAGGATGAGAGCGTTCCGGCAGGCGGCGAAAGCGATAAATTGCATTCGTTACAAGCAGAAGGACAAGCGTCCATATGCGGAAGTTCGCCTGTTGGATCAAACGGTCCTTGGTCTATTGGACACCGGAGCAGCTATGAGTGTTATAGGCGGAAAGTTAGCAGAACGCGTAATCCAAAGCAGAGTTCCTTTTAAGAGAGGAGTTGTAAATGCTTCCACTGCGGATGGACGGAGGCAAGAGGTAGTGGGACGACTGCGGACACCGGTGCAGTATAAGGGTGCAGTGAAGGACCTTGAGCTGCACATTATTCCATCGCTCAGCCAGGACTTGTATTTAGGGATCGACTTTTGGTCAAGTTTCGATTTATTACCACCCAGCATGTCGCTGGCAGAGATAGTTCATGAACCGCAGAACCTCAGCCGAGGGGAAATGGACCAGTTGCAAGCGACCATCaatttatttccttcgttttccgTTTCCGGTCTAGGAAAGACGGCTCTGCTTTCGCATTCAATTGATGTAGGTGATGCAAAAGCCGTGAAGCAGAGACACTTCCCTGTATCTCCTGCGGTAGAGAAATTGTTATATGCGGAGATAGATCGGATGCTCAGCTTAGGGGTGATAGAGGAATCCGATAGTGCGTGGTCATCACCGGTAGTATTGGTGCAGAAGCCAGGAAAGGTGAGGCTATGTTTAGATAGTAGGAAAGTTAACGCGGTGACCAAAAAAGACGCGTATCCGTTACCACAAATTGATGGGATTCTAGGACGTCTTCCTAAGGCGTTGTTTATTTCGAGCCTGGATCTTaaggatgcctattggcaAGTTCCCTTAGAGCCGAGCTCACGCGATAAAACAGCGTTCACGGTTCCGGGGAAACCTCTCTACCAGTATAAGGTAATGCCTTTTGGTCTCACTAATGCTTCGCAGACCATGACAAGGTTGATGGACAAGGTAATTCCGGCCAGTTTAAGAAATGAAGTTTTTGTGTACCTGGACGACCTTTTGATTGTGTCGGACAGTTTTGAGTCACATCGGAGGGTGTTGAGTGAAGTGGCAAGTTACATAAAAGCGGCAGGGTTAACGCTGAATGTGGAGAAAAGCAAGTTTTGCATGAAGTCAGTGCGGTATTTGAGGCATATAGTAGGCGAAGGGGTGATTCGTACAGATCCGGATAAGATTTCGGCCATGTCCGATTTTCCTTTGCCAAAATCCCTAAAGTCTCTGCGTCGCTTCCTAGGTATGGTAGGCTGGTACAGGAAGTTTATAAGCAACTTCGCATCGGTAGCCGCGCCTCTCACGGACTTGCTCAAGCCCAGACAGAAATTTTCAATGACTCCAGAGGGTCAGGAATCTTTTGAAAAGTTGAAGGAGATGCTTTGCTCAGCGACAGTTTTGCGTAGTCCTGATTTTAGCAAACCATTCTATGTTCACTGCGACGCTAGCAAGACAGGCGTTGGTGGAGTGCTGGTGCAGAAGACGCCGGAGGGGGACGAATATCCGATTGCGTTTGTATCGAAAAAACTCAACAAAGCCCAAAAGAATTATTCGGTCACCGAACAAGAATGTCTGGCCGCAATAGTTTGCATAAATAGGTTCAGAGCTTATATCGAGGGGCATGAATTTACTGTAATCACTGATCACGCCTCTTTAAAGTGGCTCATGTCACAAACTGACTTACACTAACGTCTAGCCCGATGGGCATTAAAGCTGCAGAGTTTCTCGTTTAAAATCGAGCATCGTAGCGGCAGGCTTAATGTGGTTCCGGATGCTCTTTCTCGCGTAAATGAGGAGGAAGTGGCGACTCTAGACGCGAGCAATGGGTTGTTGGTGGATTTGGAATCGCCAGAATTCAAGGCAGAAGATTACGTGGAGATCGTAGAAAGGGTTAGGGCCAATATTGATAAGTTGCCAGATCTCAAAATTGTAGATAGCTTGTTGTATCGTAGGTCAGATCACGCAACAGGAGAGGTGCTACATGATGTGTTCATTTGGAAACTCTGGATTCCTCAAGGGTTAGTGGTTGACGTTTTGCGTAACGCGCACGACAATCCACTGGCTTCCCATGGAGGCATTCACAAAACCCTAGAAAGGATACGGCGGTATTATTACTGGCCTGGTTTGGTTGCCGATGTGAAGAAGTATATCCAGGCTTGTGATGTCTGCAAGACTACCAAGGCCCCCAATACAATCCAGAGACCGAAGATTGGAATTGCGCCCGAGTCACAACGTTTCTTCCAGAAATTATATGTAGATTTCCTGGGGCCATATCCCCGTTCAAGAAGTGGACATATAGGCATCTTTATCGTCCTCGATCACTATTCTAAATATGTGTTTAaatagcggcgtctgccagaggagagccatactgactaagaaGCTGGTACAGTTGACCGGGCCAAGAAGAAGATTCTGCCACCGCCGCCGAAGACAAAATACACATGGGACATGCTGCACGAGCCACCGATGACGAGGGCAAGGTCACCCACAAGCGTCCGCCAGCACCCACCTGGAGTCGCAGTAAGTTAGCGTTTTCTTTAGCCAGTGTCTGATCTAATCTAAAATTTTGTGACCCATTTTCAGGCCATGTACGCGGCGAAGCGATTGCCATGCAGAGCCACTGTCCCACCGATGTCATCGACAGCTTCTTCTCGGTGGCCCCCACCACTCCGGACCTGAAACTGATTTTCCCCAACATCGATCCCAGCCAGCTGAAGCGCAACTCCAGCGTGCTCTGGTCCACGCCCCCACGCTACTCGGAGCTCCCAAAATACTAGTTATACACaaacacatatgtatataaaaaaataatcccctgtttttatacccgatactcaaaatgagtattggggtatattagattttttttttttttttttttttttttttttttttttttttttgtaaaagtggatgtgtgtaacgtccaaaaggaatcgtttccgaccccataaagaatatatattcttgatcagcatcaatagccgagtcgattgagccatgtctgtctgtccgtctgtccgtcccctacagcgcctagtgctcaaagactattagagctagagcaacgatgttttggatccaaacttctgtgatatgtcactgctacaaaaatatttcaaaacttcgccccgcccacttccgccccacaaaggacgaaaatctgtggcatccacaattttaaagatatgagaaaaccaaa includes these proteins:
- the LOC117195319 gene encoding inner centromere protein-like, with translation MGHAARATDDEGKVTHKRPPAPTWSRSHVRGEAIAMQSHCPTDVIDSFFSVAPTTPDLKLIFPNIDPSQLKRNSSVLWSTPPRYSELPKY